The following are from one region of the Eulemur rufifrons isolate Redbay chromosome 17, OSU_ERuf_1, whole genome shotgun sequence genome:
- the LOC138397998 gene encoding polyadenylate-binding protein 1-like isoform X1 codes for MNPSAPSYPMASLYVGDLHPDVTEAMLYEKFSPAGPILSIRVCRDVTTRRSLGYGYVNFQQPADAERALDTMNFDVIKGKPVRIMWSQRDPSLHKSGVGNIFIKNLDKSIDSKALYDTFSAFGNILSCKVVCDENGSKGYGFVHFETQEAAERAIEKMNGMLLIDRKVFVGRFKSRKEREAELGARAKEFTNVYVKNFGEDMDDERLKDLFGKFGPALSVKVMTDESGKSKGFGFVSFERHEDAQKAVDEMNGKELNGKRIYVGRAQKKVERQTELKRKFEQMKENRLTRYQGANLYVKNLDDGIDDECLRKEFSPFGTITSAKVMMEGGHSKGFGFVCFSSPEEATKAVAEMNGRIVATKPLYVALAQRKEERQAHLTNQYMQRMASVRAVPNPVISPSQPAPPSDYFMAAIPQTQNRAAYYPPNQISQLRPSPRWNAQGTRPHPFQNMPGAIRPAAPRPPFSTMKPASSQVPRVMSTQCVANTSIQTTGPHPAAAAAAATPAVRTVAQYKYAAGVRNPQQHLNAQPQVTMHQPAIHVQGQEPLTTSMLASAPPQEQKQMLGEQLFPLIQAMHPTLAHKITGMLLEIDNSELLHMLESTESLHFKVEEAVAVLQAHQAKEAAQKAVNSATGVPTL; via the coding sequence ATGAACCCCAGCGCCCCCAGCTACCCCATGGCTTCGCTCTACGTGGGGGACCTACACCCCGACGTGACCGAGGCGATGCTCTACGAGAAGTTCAGCCCTGCTGGGCCCATTCTCTCCATCCGGGTTTGCAGGGACGTGACCACCCGCCGCTCCTTGGGCTACGGGTATGTGAACTTCCAGCAGCCGGCGGACGCCGAGCGTGCTCTGGACACCATGAATTTTGATGTTATAAAGGGCAAGCCAGTACGCATCATGTGGTCTCAGCGTGATCCATCACTTCACAAAAGTGGAGTAGGCaacatattcattaaaaatttggACAAATCCATTGATAGTAAAGCACTGTATGATACATTTTCTGCTTTTGGTAACATCCTTTCATGTAAGGTGGTTTGTGATGAAAATGGTTCCAAGGGCTATGGATTTGTACACTTTGAGACACAGGAAGCAGCTGAAAGAGCTATTGAAAAAATGAATGGGATGCTTCTAATTGATCGCAAAGTATTTGTTGGACGATTTAAATCCcgaaaggaaagagaagcagaACTCGGAGCTAGGGCAAAGGAGTTCACCAATGTTTACGTCAAGAATTTTGGAGAAGACATGGATGATGAGCGCCTTAAGGATCTCTTTGGCAAGTTTGGCCCTGCCTTAAGTGTGAAAGTAATGACTGATGAAAGTGGAAAATCCAAAGGATTTGGATTTGTAAGCTTTGAAAGGCATGAAGATGCACAGAAAGCTGTGGATGAGATGAATGGAAAGGAGCTTAATGGAAAACGGATATACGTTGGTCGAGCTCAGAAAAAAGTGGAACGGCAGACAGAACTGAAGCGCAAATTTGAACAGATGAAGGAAAATAGGCTCACCAGATACCAGGGTGCTAACCTTTATGTGAAAAATCTTGATGATGGTATTGATGATGAATGTCTCCGGAAAGAGTTTTCTCCATTTGGTACAATCACTAGTGCAAAGGTTATGATGGAAGGTGGTCACAGCAAAGGGTTTGGTTTTGTATGTTTCTCCTCCCCAGAAGAAGCCACTAAAGCAGTTGCAGAAATGAATGGCAGAATTGTGGCCACCAAGCCATTGTATGTAGCTTTAGCTCAGCGCAAAGAAGAGCGCCAGGCTCACCTCACTAACCAGTATATGCAGAGAATGGCAAGTGTACGAGCTGTGCCCAACCCTGTAATCAGCCCCTCCCAGCCAGCACCTCCTTCAGATTACTTCATGGCAGCTATTCCACAGACTCAGAACCGTGCTGCATACTATCCTCCTAACCAAATTTCTCAACTAAGGCCAAGTCCTCGCTGGAATGCTCAGGGTACCAGACCTCATCCATTCCAAAATATGCCTGGTGCTATTCGCCCAGCTGCTCCTAGACCACCATTTAGTACTATGAAACCAGCTTCTTCTCAGGTTCCACGAGTCATGTCAACACAATGTGTTGCTAACACATCAATACAGACAACGGGTCCACatcctgcagctgctgctgctgcagctacTCCTGCTGTCCGCACCGTTGCACAGTACAAATATGCTGCAGGCGTTCGTAATCCTCAACAACATCTTAATGCACAGCCACAAGTTACCATGCACCAGCCTGCAATTCATGTACAAGGTCAGGAACCTTTGACTACTTCCATGTTGGCATCTGCCCCTCCTCAAGAGCAAAAGCAAATGTTGGGTGAACAGCTGTTTCCTCTTATTCAAGCCATGCACCCTACTCTTGCTCACAAAATCACTGGCATGTTGTTGGAGATTGATAATTCAGAACTTCTTCATATGCTTGAGTCTACTGAGTCTCTCCATTTTAAGGTTGAGGAAGCTGTGGCTGTACTACAAGCCCACCAAGCTAAAGAGGCTGCCCAGAAAGCAGTTAACAGTGCCACTGGTGTTCCAACTCTTTAA
- the LOC138397998 gene encoding polyadenylate-binding protein 1-like isoform X2 produces the protein MNPSAPSYPMASLYVGDLHPDVTEAMLYEKFSPAGPILSIRVCRDVTTRRSLGYGYVNFQQPADAERALDTMNFDVIKGKPVRIMWSQRDPSLHKSGVGNIFIKNLDKSIDSKALYDTFSAFGNILSCKVVCDENGSKGYGFVHFETQEAAERAIEKMNGMLLIDRKVFVGRFKSRKEREAELGARAKEFTNVYVKNFGEDMDDERLKDLFGKFGPALSVKVMTDESGKSKGFGFVSFERHEDAQKAVDEMNGKELNGKRIYVGRAQKKVERQTELKRKFEQMKENRLTRYQGANLYVKNLDDGIDDECLRKEFSPFGTITSAKVMMEGGHSKGFGFVCFSSPEEATKAVAEMNGRIVATKPLYVALAQRKEERQAHLTNQYMQRMASVRAVPNPVISPSQPAPPSDYFMAAIPQTQNRAAYYPPNQISQLRPSPRWNAQGTRPHPAIHVQGQEPLTTSMLASAPPQEQKQMLGEQLFPLIQAMHPTLAHKITGMLLEIDNSELLHMLESTESLHFKVEEAVAVLQAHQAKEAAQKAVNSATGVPTL, from the exons ATGAACCCCAGCGCCCCCAGCTACCCCATGGCTTCGCTCTACGTGGGGGACCTACACCCCGACGTGACCGAGGCGATGCTCTACGAGAAGTTCAGCCCTGCTGGGCCCATTCTCTCCATCCGGGTTTGCAGGGACGTGACCACCCGCCGCTCCTTGGGCTACGGGTATGTGAACTTCCAGCAGCCGGCGGACGCCGAGCGTGCTCTGGACACCATGAATTTTGATGTTATAAAGGGCAAGCCAGTACGCATCATGTGGTCTCAGCGTGATCCATCACTTCACAAAAGTGGAGTAGGCaacatattcattaaaaatttggACAAATCCATTGATAGTAAAGCACTGTATGATACATTTTCTGCTTTTGGTAACATCCTTTCATGTAAGGTGGTTTGTGATGAAAATGGTTCCAAGGGCTATGGATTTGTACACTTTGAGACACAGGAAGCAGCTGAAAGAGCTATTGAAAAAATGAATGGGATGCTTCTAATTGATCGCAAAGTATTTGTTGGACGATTTAAATCCcgaaaggaaagagaagcagaACTCGGAGCTAGGGCAAAGGAGTTCACCAATGTTTACGTCAAGAATTTTGGAGAAGACATGGATGATGAGCGCCTTAAGGATCTCTTTGGCAAGTTTGGCCCTGCCTTAAGTGTGAAAGTAATGACTGATGAAAGTGGAAAATCCAAAGGATTTGGATTTGTAAGCTTTGAAAGGCATGAAGATGCACAGAAAGCTGTGGATGAGATGAATGGAAAGGAGCTTAATGGAAAACGGATATACGTTGGTCGAGCTCAGAAAAAAGTGGAACGGCAGACAGAACTGAAGCGCAAATTTGAACAGATGAAGGAAAATAGGCTCACCAGATACCAGGGTGCTAACCTTTATGTGAAAAATCTTGATGATGGTATTGATGATGAATGTCTCCGGAAAGAGTTTTCTCCATTTGGTACAATCACTAGTGCAAAGGTTATGATGGAAGGTGGTCACAGCAAAGGGTTTGGTTTTGTATGTTTCTCCTCCCCAGAAGAAGCCACTAAAGCAGTTGCAGAAATGAATGGCAGAATTGTGGCCACCAAGCCATTGTATGTAGCTTTAGCTCAGCGCAAAGAAGAGCGCCAGGCTCACCTCACTAACCAGTATATGCAGAGAATGGCAAGTGTACGAGCTGTGCCCAACCCTGTAATCAGCCCCTCCCAGCCAGCACCTCCTTCAGATTACTTCATGGCAGCTATTCCACAGACTCAGAACCGTGCTGCATACTATCCTCCTAACCAAATTTCTCAACTAAGGCCAAGTCCTCGCTGGAATGCTCAGGGTACCAGACCTCAT CCTGCAATTCATGTACAAGGTCAGGAACCTTTGACTACTTCCATGTTGGCATCTGCCCCTCCTCAAGAGCAAAAGCAAATGTTGGGTGAACAGCTGTTTCCTCTTATTCAAGCCATGCACCCTACTCTTGCTCACAAAATCACTGGCATGTTGTTGGAGATTGATAATTCAGAACTTCTTCATATGCTTGAGTCTACTGAGTCTCTCCATTTTAAGGTTGAGGAAGCTGTGGCTGTACTACAAGCCCACCAAGCTAAAGAGGCTGCCCAGAAAGCAGTTAACAGTGCCACTGGTGTTCCAACTCTTTAA